The Daucus carota subsp. sativus chromosome 2, DH1 v3.0, whole genome shotgun sequence genome includes a window with the following:
- the LOC108208250 gene encoding protein DETOXIFICATION 49: MLAGKSVTHDHHHQGLILKHEEITKNTSTTCTDVTDHLSIFIKESKCIANISLPMILTSLLLYARSMISMLFLGRLGELSLAGGALAIGFANITGYSILSGLAMGMEPICGQAFGARRFKLLGLTMQRTVVLLLVTSVPLACVWCNMNKILLFCGQDGEISAQAQVYILYSLPDLFTQSVLHPLRIYLRSQSITMPLTYCAALAILLHIPINVFLVSMLGLGIRGVALAGVWTNLNLLGSLVVYVLVSKNNEKTWGGISMECLKDWRPLLNLAVPSCVSMCLEWWWYEIMVLLCGLLMSPRATVASMGILIQTTSLIYIFPASLSFGVSTRVGNELGASQPEKAKLAAIIGLSWSFVLGLCALVFAVSVRRIWASMFTEDAEIIALTSLVLPIIGLCELGNCPQTTGFGVLRGTARPKLGASINLGCFYLVGMPAAIWLAFFIGLDFMGLWLGLLAAQGSCAATMLLILSRTDWDHQAQRSRELTGTTTEHIKEEVKNVDDETNAFVKDQAEKLNLV; this comes from the coding sequence ATGCTCGCTGGTAAATCGGTTACTCATGATCATCACCACCAAGGCTTAATTCTAAAGCACGAAGAAATCACCAAGAACACTTCTACTACTTGTACTGATGTAACTGATCACTTGTCTATTTTCATCAAAGAATCGAAATGCATAGCCAATATATCTCTTCCCATGATCCTAACAAGCCTCTTACTCTACGCTCGCTCCATGATCTCCATGCTCTTCCTAGGCCGTCTCGGCGAGCTCTCGCTAGCCGGTGGCGCGCTAGCCATCGGCTTCGCCAACATCACCGGGTACTCGATTCTTTCGGGCTTAGCCATGGGGATGGAGCCTATCTGTGGCCAGGCTTTCGGGGCTCGGAGGTTCAAGCTCCTTGGCCTAACCATGCAGAGAACAGTTGTTCTGCTTTTGGTGACCTCGGTTCCTCTGGCTTGTGTCTGGTGCAACATGAACAAAATCTTGCTGTTTTGTGGCCAAGATGGTGAAATTTCAGCTCAAGCTCAAGTATACATTCTTTACTCACTCCCGGATTTGTTTACACAATCGGTTCTTCATCCGTTACGTATTTATCTACGATCTCAATCCATAACAATGCCGTTAACTTATTGTGCGGCCTTGGCAATTCTGTTGCATATTCCGATTAATGTCTTTCTTGTGTCGATGCTAGGCCTTGGCATTAGAGGGGTGGCCTTGGCTGGGGTTTGGACTAATTTGAATCTCCTCGGATCTTTGGTAGTCTACGTACTCGTGTCCAAAAATAATGAGAAAACTTGGGGGGGAATTTCGATGgaatgccttaaggattggaggCCTCTGTTGAATTTAGCAGTTCCTAGCTGCGTTTCAATGTGTCTTGAGTGGTGGTGGTATGAGATCATGGTTTTACTATGTGGCTTGTTGATGAGTCCACGAGCCACTGTGGCTTCGATGGGGATATTGATTCAAACAACGTCGTTGATCTACATTTTCCCAGCTTCGCTGAGCTTTGGCGTGTCCACGAGAGTAGGGAATGAGCTTGGTGCCAGCCAGCCCGAAAAGGCCAAACTTGCGGCTATAATAGGCCTTTCTTGGAGCTTCGTATTAGGCCTTTGTGCACTCGTCTTTGCTGTTTCAGTAAGAAGGATTTGGGCTTCCATGTTCACAGAAGATGCGGAGATTATTGCTCTGACATCATTGGTTTTGCCTATTATAGGATTATGTGAACTCGGAAACTGTCCACAAACAACTGGCTTCGGGGTTCTGAGAGGAACAGCTCGTCCCAAGTTAGGCGCAAGCATCAACTTGGGATGCTTTTATCTTGTGGGAATGCCTGCTGCAATTTGGCTAGCCTTCTTTATAGGACTAGACTTCATGGGGTTATGGCTTGGCCTTTTGGCTGCCCAAGGCTCGTGTGCTGCGACCATGTTGCTCATCTTGAGTCGAACCGACTGGGACCATCAAGCGCAGAGATCCAGGGAGCTCACCGGAACTACTACTGAGCACATCAAAGAAGAGGTTAAAAATGTGGATGATGAAACAAATGCTTTTGTGAAAGATCAAGCTGAGAAGTTAAATCTTGTTTGA
- the LOC108207861 gene encoding acyltransferase Pun1: MEAQIIATKLIKPAVPTPDHLRICKLTFLDQLAPMVHVPFMQFYKANPRENVQEKLLNSLSQTLIRFYPLAGRFIEDGWYIDCNDMGAEYIEAKINIELHEFLTLAPQNIHLLDHLLARNDLEAVSYLDTTPILCLKVTTFRCGGIAICTHLSHKLVDGFTAAAFFREWSGTCKSNTIRQQVAFPPDYGLDKVFDTRNIPDDINPKHDLSESPKQKVVTKIFVFGEQAISTLKSRLANSTDITQPTRVEAVTSTVLKAITSATDSRKDYLMFYCSINMRGRTSLMKRASDDNSLLCGNFCIPVPIKIDRNNKNVEVQDVVTLMRTKIGEVVELCSRSLNPDELYSKLALNLREIIGSMGKENVDTVYFSSLCRFPFYEADFGWGKPEWVTTGGMTIELAFFMDPKSGGGIAATVCLEEEKMVRFECDPDILAFTS, translated from the coding sequence ATGGAGGCTCAAATCATAGCGACGAAACTGATAAAACCAGCAGTTCCCACTCCTGATCATCTGAGGATTTGTAAGTTAACCTTCCTCGATCAGCTTGCTCCGATGGTTCACGTACCATTTATGCAATTCTACAAAGCTAATCCCCGTGAGAACGTACAGGAAAAGCTTCTCAACTCATTATCACAAACACTCATCCGATTCTACCCCTTAGCCGGAAGGTTCATCGAAGATGGCTGGTACATTGATTGCAACGACATGGGAGCCGAGTACATAGAGGCCAAAATCAACATCGAACTGCATGAATTTCTCACCTTAGCACCTCAAAATATTCATCTCTTAGATCATCTCCTCGCGAGGAACGATCTTGAAGCAGTTAGTTATCTTGACACCACTCCCATCCTTTGTCTGAAAGTAACCACTTTCAGATGCGGGGGAATAGCAATTTGCACACATCTGTCACATAAATTAGTCGACGGATTTACAGCAGCTGCATTTTTTCGCGAATGGAGTGGCACATGTAAGTCCAATACGATCCGTCAACAAGTTGCTTTTCCACCAGACTATGGCCTTGATAAGGTTTTTGATACTAGAAATATTCCAGATGACATTAATCCGAAGCACGACCTATCAGAATCTCCCAAACAAAAAGTTGttacaaaaatatttgtattcgGAGAACAAGCCATATCCACCTTGAAGTCCAGGCTCGCTAATAGCACAGATATCACGCAGCCTACACGCGTGGAGGCTGTCACGTCTACGGTGCTTAAGGCTATAACTTCCGCCACTGATTCGAGGAAAGATTacttaatgttttattgttcCATAAATATGCGAGGCAGAACAAGTCTTATGAAACGAGCATCGGATGATAATTCATTATTATGCGGGAATTTCTGCATTCCGGTTCCAATTAAAATCGACCGAAACAATAAAAATGTGGAGGTACAGGACGTGGTGACTCTGATGAGGACTAAAATTGGGGAAGTTGTGGAGCTTTGTTCCAGGAGTCTGAATCCTGATGAGTTGTACTCGAAATTGGCTCTGAACCTTCGTGAAATAATCGGGAGTATGGGGAAAGAAAATGTGGATACGGTGTATTTTAGTAGCTTATGCAGGTTTCCGTTTTACGAGGCTGATTTCGGGTGGGGGAAGCCGGAGTGGGTGACAACAGGGGGGATGACGATAGAGCTGGCGTTTTTCATGGACCCGAAAAGTGGGGGAGGAATAGCTGCGACGGTGTGCTTGGAAGAGGAGAAGATGGTGCGGTTTGAGTGTGATCCTGACATTCTTGCATTCACTTCCTAG